Proteins found in one Streptococcus criceti HS-6 genomic segment:
- a CDS encoding Cof-type HAD-IIB family hydrolase has product MIKVIATDMDGTFLRDDKTFDRQRFARVLKKLEERDIKFVIASGNQHCQLRLNFPQYDQRLTYVSENGSHVVTENQTIWENFIERQTALDCLNFLQEKFPQALNMVICKDMAYLLTDADSKTIDVLKSYLLPKMQLVECFEQMPEDPIFQLTVWVPEELTQQVVTEVSQTFADRNLTGTSSGPGSIDIIISGMHKGKGLSYLLDYWGLEAANLMCFGDGGNDIEMLKLAGQSYVMANAPENIRKLGQLAPSNNDDGVLQVIESYLDRLGKEDYES; this is encoded by the coding sequence ATGATTAAGGTAATTGCGACCGATATGGATGGAACCTTTTTAAGAGATGATAAGACCTTTGATCGCCAGCGATTTGCTCGGGTTCTCAAGAAGCTAGAGGAACGAGACATTAAGTTTGTTATTGCTAGCGGCAATCAGCATTGCCAGTTGCGGCTAAATTTTCCGCAATACGATCAAAGATTGACCTATGTGTCAGAAAATGGTTCTCATGTTGTGACAGAGAATCAAACGATCTGGGAAAATTTTATCGAGCGGCAGACGGCTCTTGACTGTTTGAATTTCCTTCAGGAAAAATTTCCTCAAGCTTTAAATATGGTTATCTGCAAGGATATGGCTTATTTATTAACAGACGCCGATTCTAAGACGATTGATGTGCTCAAAAGTTATTTACTACCCAAAATGCAACTGGTTGAGTGTTTTGAGCAAATGCCAGAGGATCCTATTTTTCAGCTAACGGTCTGGGTTCCTGAGGAGTTAACCCAGCAAGTTGTGACGGAAGTTTCTCAGACTTTTGCTGATCGAAATTTGACAGGGACCTCCAGTGGTCCCGGAAGTATTGATATTATTATCTCTGGTATGCATAAGGGAAAAGGGCTGAGCTATCTTCTCGATTATTGGGGGCTGGAAGCAGCTAATCTCATGTGTTTTGGTGATGGCGGCAATGATATTGAGATGCTAAAGCTGGCCGGTCAATCCTATGTCATGGCCAATGCTCCAGAAAACATAAGGAAACTTGGACAGTTAGCACCATCTAATAATGACGATGGCGTCTTACAGGTTATTGAAAGCTATCTAGACAGACTGGGAAAGGAAGACTATGAAAGTTGA
- a CDS encoding ABC transporter permease, producing MFLALKEIRHEKVRYSLVIAMITLITYLIFIMTSLALGLAHENTAAIESWKIKTVLLNDNANTTLRQSLLTKEQVKPYTDDRDKAQIGETTVILTARGAKKTSATFVGLKASQFIAKDMKISDGRSFKAGHEVVVDDSLADDGYNLGDKIKLNGFDQTFTIVGFTRGAKLNIAPVVYGQLSDWQTLKGTKDFAASAIVSKKANLDVDKDGVKSYSVNSMIQKLPGYSAQNETFVFMIAFLMIISLVIIAVFLYIITIQKINNFAVLRAQGIPAGRLMSATLAQSFILTATGLILGILLTIITSLAIPSNVPMTFKFNLLSLVSFGMIIMALIGSLIPLRIIAKIDPTSIIGG from the coding sequence ATGTTTCTAGCACTAAAGGAAATAAGACATGAGAAAGTACGTTATAGTCTGGTCATTGCTATGATCACTCTGATTACTTATCTCATATTTATCATGACTAGCTTGGCCCTCGGACTGGCACATGAGAATACAGCAGCTATTGAGTCATGGAAGATTAAAACAGTCCTGCTCAATGATAATGCCAACACAACCTTACGTCAGTCTCTCTTGACTAAAGAACAAGTCAAGCCATATACAGATGATAGGGATAAGGCTCAAATTGGAGAAACGACTGTCATCCTGACTGCCAGAGGAGCCAAAAAAACCTCCGCAACCTTTGTTGGCTTGAAGGCCAGCCAATTTATTGCTAAAGATATGAAGATATCTGATGGCCGCTCGTTTAAAGCAGGGCATGAAGTGGTTGTCGATGATTCCCTAGCTGATGATGGCTATAATCTTGGAGATAAGATCAAGCTTAACGGCTTTGATCAAACCTTTACCATTGTTGGCTTTACCCGAGGAGCTAAGCTCAATATTGCTCCTGTCGTTTATGGACAGCTCTCAGACTGGCAAACTTTGAAGGGGACTAAAGACTTTGCGGCCAGTGCGATTGTTTCTAAGAAAGCAAACCTCGATGTTGACAAAGACGGCGTTAAATCTTATAGTGTTAATTCTATGATTCAAAAGCTACCTGGTTATTCAGCACAAAATGAAACCTTCGTCTTTATGATTGCCTTTCTCATGATTATTTCCCTCGTTATCATTGCTGTTTTTCTCTATATCATTACTATCCAGAAGATCAATAACTTTGCAGTTCTCAGAGCTCAAGGGATTCCAGCCGGTCGCCTAATGAGCGCTACTCTAGCGCAATCCTTTATCCTCACGGCTACAGGTTTAATCTTGGGAATTCTTTTGACTATAATAACTTCCTTGGCAATTCCAAGCAACGTTCCCATGACTTTCAAGTTCAACCTCTTATCCCTAGTGTCATTTGGGATGATTATCATGGCCTTGATCGGTTCACTAATTCCACTTCGTATCATTGCTAAAATCGATCCTACAAGTATTATTGGAGGTTAA
- a CDS encoding ABC transporter ATP-binding protein: protein MAVLSLKYINKYFGKDSSRVHVLKNLDFTIDKGKLILVLGPSGSGKSTFLTIAGGLQTPDDGSISINGQDILKLTSKERDSLRLEKIGFVLQNYSLVPYLTAMEQLQLVDQVKKEGNLGADALVQLLKQLGIYQLKDKYPDQLSGGQRQRLAIARALYTQPEVVLADEPTAALDSEHVKDVGELFANLAHQGDKAIVIVTHDIRLEEFADEVYHLNDGVLEKA, encoded by the coding sequence ATGGCCGTATTATCACTAAAATATATTAATAAATATTTCGGTAAGGACAGCTCTCGCGTTCATGTTCTCAAAAATCTTGATTTCACTATTGATAAAGGTAAACTTATCCTAGTCTTGGGCCCATCTGGTTCTGGGAAAAGTACCTTTTTGACCATCGCAGGCGGACTGCAAACACCCGATGATGGCAGCATTTCCATCAATGGACAAGACATTCTCAAGCTGACGTCCAAAGAGCGCGATAGTCTCCGTTTGGAAAAAATAGGTTTTGTCCTACAAAACTATAGCTTAGTTCCTTATCTTACGGCTATGGAACAATTACAGTTGGTTGATCAAGTAAAAAAAGAGGGCAATCTTGGTGCAGATGCCCTTGTCCAACTTCTCAAACAGCTAGGCATTTACCAACTCAAAGACAAATATCCTGATCAGCTCTCCGGTGGTCAACGCCAACGACTAGCCATTGCGCGGGCCCTCTACACCCAGCCTGAGGTCGTCCTAGCTGATGAGCCCACTGCCGCTCTTGATAGTGAGCATGTTAAAGATGTCGGTGAACTCTTTGCCAATCTTGCCCACCAAGGTGATAAGGCGATCGTCATTGTCACTCATGATATACGATTAGAAGAGTTTGCTGATGAGGTTTATCACCTCAATGATGGCGTCCTAGAAAAAGCGTAA
- the carB gene encoding carbamoyl-phosphate synthase large subunit, with the protein MPKRSDISKIMVIGSGPIIIGQAAEFDYAGTQACLALREEGYEVVLVNSNPATIMTDKEIADKVYIEPITTEFVTRILRKERPDALLPTLGGQTGLNMAMELSKAGILDELGVELLGTKLSAIDQAEDRDLFKQLMEDLEQPIPESQIVNTVQEALDFAAEIGYPVIVRPAFTLGGTGGGMCTNKEELREIAENGLKLSPVTQCLIERSIAGFKEIEYEVMRDSADNALVVCNMENFDPVGIHTGDSIVFAPTQTLSDIENQMLRDASLKIIRALKIEGGCNVQLALDPHSFKYYVIEVNPRVSRSSALASKATGYPIAKLAAKIAVGLTLDEMINPVTGTTYAMFEPALDYVVAKIPRFPFDKFENGERRLGTQMKATGEVMAIGRNIEESLLKACRSLEIGVHHNEMPELATASDDQLFEKIVKAQDDRLFYISEAIRRGFSIEEISDLTKIDIFFLDKLLHIFELEQELQKNVGNLDILKEAKRFGFGDRKIGQLWGMDTEAIRQLRLDNNIIPVYKMVDTCAAEFESATPYFYSTYAFENESIKSDKESVIVLGSGPIRIGQGVEFDYATVHSVKALQAAGYEAIIMNSNPETVSTDFSVSDKLYFEPLTFEDVMNVIDLEQPKGVIVQFGGQTAINLAEPLSKAGVKILGTQVDDLDRAEDRDLFEQALQDLDIPQPPGHTATNEEEAVAAARQIGFPVLVRPSYVLGGRAMEIVENEDDLRSYMRTAVKASPDHPVLVDSYLVGRECEVDAISDGKDVLIPGIMEHIERAGVHSGDSMAVYPPQTFSQEIINTITDYTKRLAIGLNCYGMMNIQFVIHNERVYVIEVNPRASRTVPFLSKVTDIPMAQVATKLILGQSLADLGYQDGLYPKSDRVHVKAPVFSFTKLAKVDSLLGPEMKSTGEVMGSDKTLEKALYKAFEASYLHLPTFGNVIFTIADDTKEEALELARRFDAIGYGIYATAGTACYFKKHGLNSVIVDKLGDNDDNDIPALVRTGVVQAIINTVGTKRTADKDGQTIRSSAIEAGVPLFTALDTADAMVRVLESRSFTTQAI; encoded by the coding sequence ATGCCGAAACGTTCTGATATTTCTAAAATTATGGTCATCGGGTCTGGTCCAATTATTATTGGTCAGGCTGCTGAGTTTGACTACGCTGGCACCCAAGCCTGCCTAGCTCTGCGTGAAGAAGGTTATGAGGTTGTCTTGGTTAACTCGAATCCAGCCACTATCATGACCGATAAAGAAATCGCCGACAAGGTCTATATTGAACCTATCACGACTGAATTTGTGACCCGCATTTTGCGCAAGGAAAGGCCAGACGCCCTCTTGCCAACTCTTGGTGGCCAGACCGGGCTCAATATGGCTATGGAACTGTCTAAAGCGGGTATTCTGGATGAGCTGGGTGTTGAACTTCTAGGAACCAAGCTTTCAGCTATTGATCAGGCTGAAGACCGTGACCTGTTCAAGCAGCTCATGGAAGATTTGGAGCAACCGATTCCTGAATCACAGATTGTTAATACTGTTCAGGAGGCCTTAGATTTTGCGGCCGAGATTGGCTACCCTGTCATTGTCCGCCCTGCCTTCACTCTGGGAGGTACCGGTGGCGGTATGTGTACCAATAAAGAAGAATTGCGTGAAATTGCCGAGAATGGCCTGAAGCTCTCGCCTGTTACACAATGCTTGATTGAGAGATCCATCGCTGGTTTCAAGGAAATTGAATACGAGGTTATGCGGGATAGTGCTGACAATGCCCTTGTAGTATGTAACATGGAAAATTTTGATCCTGTTGGTATCCACACAGGGGATTCCATTGTTTTTGCACCAACTCAGACGCTGTCCGATATTGAAAATCAGATGCTGCGGGATGCCAGTCTAAAAATCATTCGTGCCCTTAAGATCGAAGGTGGCTGTAATGTCCAGCTGGCTCTGGATCCTCACAGTTTTAAATACTATGTCATTGAAGTTAATCCGCGAGTATCGCGTTCCTCAGCGCTGGCTTCCAAAGCAACAGGTTATCCCATTGCTAAACTAGCCGCTAAGATTGCGGTGGGTTTGACTTTGGACGAGATGATTAACCCCGTTACAGGAACAACCTATGCCATGTTTGAACCAGCCCTTGACTATGTTGTGGCAAAGATTCCCCGTTTTCCATTTGATAAGTTTGAAAATGGAGAACGCCGCCTAGGAACACAGATGAAGGCGACGGGTGAAGTCATGGCTATCGGCCGCAATATTGAAGAAAGTCTGCTCAAGGCTTGCCGTTCGCTGGAAATCGGTGTTCACCACAATGAGATGCCAGAATTAGCGACAGCTAGTGATGACCAGCTCTTCGAGAAGATTGTCAAAGCTCAGGATGACCGACTTTTCTACATTTCGGAAGCTATCCGTCGCGGTTTTAGCATTGAAGAAATTTCAGACTTGACCAAGATTGATATCTTCTTCTTGGATAAGTTGCTCCATATTTTTGAATTGGAGCAAGAGTTACAAAAGAATGTTGGCAATCTTGATATCTTAAAAGAAGCTAAACGTTTTGGTTTTGGTGACAGAAAAATTGGTCAACTTTGGGGAATGGATACCGAAGCCATTCGCCAGCTGCGCTTAGATAATAATATTATCCCCGTCTACAAAATGGTTGATACCTGTGCCGCAGAATTTGAATCTGCGACCCCATATTTCTACTCAACCTATGCCTTTGAAAATGAATCAATCAAATCGGATAAGGAATCAGTTATCGTGCTGGGTTCTGGCCCGATTCGCATCGGTCAAGGGGTGGAATTTGACTATGCAACCGTTCACTCAGTTAAAGCCTTACAGGCAGCTGGTTATGAAGCCATCATCATGAATTCCAATCCAGAGACCGTCTCGACTGACTTTTCCGTATCTGATAAGCTCTATTTCGAACCTCTGACTTTTGAAGATGTCATGAATGTCATTGATTTAGAGCAGCCTAAGGGCGTTATTGTACAGTTTGGTGGCCAGACAGCCATCAATCTGGCCGAACCCTTGTCTAAGGCCGGGGTTAAAATCTTAGGAACCCAAGTGGATGATTTAGATCGAGCAGAAGACCGTGACCTTTTTGAACAGGCTCTGCAAGATCTTGACATTCCACAGCCGCCGGGTCACACAGCCACTAATGAAGAAGAAGCAGTAGCTGCAGCCCGTCAAATTGGCTTCCCAGTATTGGTTCGCCCCTCCTACGTACTTGGTGGCCGCGCTATGGAAATCGTTGAAAACGAAGACGATCTTCGCTCCTACATGAGAACAGCCGTTAAGGCGAGCCCAGACCATCCAGTTCTTGTTGATTCTTACTTGGTTGGTCGTGAGTGTGAAGTCGATGCCATATCAGATGGTAAAGATGTTCTCATTCCGGGTATCATGGAACATATTGAACGAGCCGGAGTTCACTCAGGGGACTCTATGGCCGTTTACCCACCGCAAACCTTCTCTCAAGAGATTATCAATACTATTACTGACTACACTAAGCGTCTGGCTATCGGACTCAATTGTTACGGCATGATGAATATTCAATTTGTCATTCACAACGAAAGGGTTTACGTCATTGAGGTTAATCCACGTGCCAGTCGGACCGTGCCATTTTTATCCAAGGTAACTGATATTCCAATGGCTCAGGTTGCAACCAAGCTAATCTTGGGGCAAAGCCTAGCTGATTTAGGCTATCAGGACGGTCTCTATCCTAAGAGTGATCGGGTTCATGTTAAGGCCCCTGTCTTCTCCTTCACCAAATTGGCTAAAGTAGACAGCCTTTTAGGCCCTGAAATGAAATCAACTGGTGAAGTTATGGGTTCGGATAAAACCCTAGAAAAAGCCCTCTATAAAGCCTTCGAAGCCAGCTATCTCCACCTGCCAACCTTCGGTAATGTCATCTTCACCATTGCAGATGATACCAAAGAAGAAGCCTTAGAGCTGGCACGTCGTTTTGATGCTATCGGCTATGGTATCTATGCAACAGCTGGAACCGCATGCTATTTCAAAAAACATGGCCTAAATTCAGTCATTGTTGATAAGCTGGGTGATAACGATGACAATGATATTCCAGCCCTGGTTCGGACCGGTGTTGTCCAAGCCATTATCAACACGGTTGGTACCAAGCGGACAGCAGATAAAGATGGTCAGACTATCCGCAGCTCAGCCATTGAAGCAGGTGTTCCCCTCTTCACGGCACTGGATACGGCAGATGCTATGGTCAGAGTATTGGAAAGCAGGAGCTTCACAACTCAAGCCATTTAG
- a CDS encoding carbamoyl phosphate synthase small subunit codes for MTKRLLILEDGTIFEGQAFGAGIDVTGEIVFNTGMTGYQESITDQSYNGQILTFTYPLIGNYGINRDDYESITPTCKGVVVAESARRASNWRNQMSLDEFLKSKNIPGISGIDTRALTKIIRQNGTMKATLANAGDTIEHLQDQLRATVLPTNNIEQVSTKAAYPAPGVGKNIVLVDFGLKHSILREFSKRSCNVTVVPYNTTAEEILNLNPDGVMLSNGPGNPEDVPEALDMIRGVQGKIPIFGICMGHQLFSLANGARTYKMKFGHRGFNHAVREIATGRVDFTSQNHGYAVDRETLPDSLIVTHEEINDKSVEGVRHRYYPAFSVQYHPDAAPGPHDASYLFDEFLELIDAFKLEKAIR; via the coding sequence ATGACGAAAAGACTATTAATTTTAGAAGATGGCACGATTTTTGAAGGTCAAGCCTTCGGAGCTGGGATTGATGTGACCGGCGAAATTGTCTTCAATACTGGCATGACTGGTTATCAGGAATCCATCACCGATCAGTCCTATAACGGTCAAATTTTGACCTTCACTTATCCTTTGATTGGGAACTATGGCATCAACCGTGATGACTATGAGTCCATTACACCAACCTGTAAAGGAGTAGTTGTGGCGGAGAGTGCAAGACGAGCCAGCAACTGGCGTAATCAAATGTCCTTGGATGAATTTTTGAAATCTAAGAATATTCCGGGGATCTCTGGTATTGATACCCGGGCTCTGACCAAGATTATCCGTCAGAACGGTACCATGAAAGCAACCTTGGCTAATGCTGGTGATACCATCGAACATCTACAGGATCAATTACGGGCGACAGTCCTGCCGACCAATAATATCGAGCAGGTTTCGACCAAAGCAGCCTATCCAGCTCCCGGTGTTGGCAAGAACATTGTTTTGGTAGACTTCGGACTTAAGCATTCCATCTTGCGGGAATTTTCGAAACGCAGTTGTAATGTGACCGTCGTGCCTTACAATACAACTGCTGAGGAAATCCTTAACCTCAATCCTGATGGAGTCATGCTTTCCAATGGACCAGGAAACCCTGAGGATGTGCCTGAAGCTCTGGACATGATCCGGGGAGTCCAAGGCAAGATTCCTATTTTTGGTATCTGCATGGGACATCAGCTCTTTAGCTTGGCTAACGGTGCTAGAACCTATAAGATGAAGTTTGGGCATCGAGGCTTTAATCATGCAGTGCGTGAAATTGCTACAGGGCGGGTTGATTTTACCAGTCAGAATCACGGTTATGCTGTTGATCGCGAGACCTTACCGGATAGTCTGATTGTCACTCATGAAGAGATTAATGATAAGTCTGTCGAAGGGGTTCGTCATCGCTACTATCCAGCGTTTTCGGTTCAGTACCATCCAGATGCTGCCCCAGGTCCTCATGATGCCAGCTATCTCTTTGATGAGTTTTTGGAATTGATTGATGCTTTCAAATTAGAGAAAGCTATCCGCTAA
- a CDS encoding aspartate carbamoyltransferase catalytic subunit — protein MAVTNGMVSLKHLVTMETLSNEEVLGLIKRGITFKQGKADFHLDRQYFAANLFFESSTRTHKSFEVAEKKLGLDVIEFDAKTSSVNKGETLYDTILTMSALGVDICVVRHSKDDYYKELIDSRTIQASIINGGDGSGQHPSQSLLDLMTIYQEFGTFEDLKVAIAGDITHSRVAKSNMQILKRLGAQLYFCGPKEWYSHEFDVYGQYVTIDEIIDQVDVMMFLRVQHERHDGRESFSKEGYHRLYGLTKERYNRLKESAIIMHPAPVNRDVEIKDDLVEAPKSRIVAQMQNGVFVRMAIIEAVLRGKA, from the coding sequence ATGGCAGTAACAAATGGTATGGTCTCCCTCAAACATCTGGTGACCATGGAAACCCTCTCCAATGAAGAAGTCCTCGGTCTGATTAAACGAGGGATTACCTTTAAGCAGGGTAAGGCTGATTTTCACCTAGATCGGCAATACTTCGCAGCTAATCTCTTCTTTGAAAGTTCAACTCGAACCCACAAGTCCTTTGAGGTGGCCGAAAAGAAGCTGGGCTTGGATGTGATTGAATTCGATGCCAAGACCAGCTCTGTCAACAAGGGCGAAACTCTCTACGACACAATTCTGACCATGTCAGCTCTGGGGGTGGACATCTGTGTGGTTCGTCACTCCAAGGATGACTACTATAAGGAATTGATTGATAGCCGGACTATTCAGGCTTCGATCATCAATGGCGGCGATGGGTCGGGTCAGCACCCTAGTCAGAGTCTCTTAGATCTCATGACCATCTATCAGGAATTTGGCACTTTTGAGGATCTTAAAGTTGCTATTGCTGGGGATATCACCCATTCGCGTGTAGCTAAATCCAATATGCAAATTCTTAAGCGTCTTGGGGCCCAGCTCTATTTCTGTGGTCCCAAGGAGTGGTATTCGCACGAATTCGATGTGTATGGCCAATACGTCACTATTGATGAAATTATAGATCAGGTTGATGTCATGATGTTTTTGCGGGTACAGCATGAACGCCATGATGGGAGAGAGTCTTTCTCAAAAGAAGGCTACCACCGTCTTTATGGTCTGACCAAAGAACGCTATAATCGCTTGAAAGAGTCAGCCATTATCATGCATCCAGCCCCAGTCAATCGCGATGTAGAAATCAAAGATGACTTGGTTGAAGCTCCTAAGTCTCGGATTGTCGCCCAGATGCAAAATGGGGTTTTTGTCCGTATGGCTATTATCGAAGCCGTTCTAAGAGGTAAAGCCTAG
- a CDS encoding uracil-xanthine permease family protein, with protein sequence MQEITYDISDMPKPGLLLGLSFQHLFAMFGSTVLVPILVGIDPAIALFSSGLGTLAHLTVTKYKIPAYMGSSFAYIATMQTLLKTNGMPAVAQGAISGGLVYLLVALIVKFAGKDWIDKILPPIVVGPIIMVIGLSLATSAVDNAMLVNNKYSVTSLGVSMITLFSVILFSIYGKKIVAVIPILLGLIVGYLFAIGLGFLTGQTIVDFSGVAKASWLDIPNFHILLADGHFRLYPSAILTMAPIAFVTMTEHFGHVMVLNSLTGRDFFKDPGLERTLTGDGLAQVIAGFFGAPPVTSYGENIGVMALNKIFSVYVIAGAAIIAVVMSFVGKISALLQSIPASVLGGVSISLFGVIASSGLKILVENKVDFDNKKNLFIASVILVSGIGGLMLQIADLQITSVAFSTLLGIILYQILPEKD encoded by the coding sequence GTGCAAGAAATAACATACGATATTAGCGATATGCCCAAACCCGGGCTGCTCCTAGGCCTATCTTTTCAGCATCTCTTTGCCATGTTTGGCTCGACAGTGCTGGTACCAATCCTAGTAGGAATTGACCCTGCTATCGCCCTCTTCTCCAGCGGTCTGGGAACTCTGGCTCATTTGACTGTCACCAAGTATAAGATTCCCGCCTATATGGGGTCAAGCTTTGCTTACATTGCGACTATGCAGACCCTTCTCAAAACAAATGGGATGCCAGCCGTTGCTCAGGGGGCCATCTCAGGCGGTTTAGTATATCTCTTAGTAGCTCTGATTGTTAAGTTTGCAGGTAAGGACTGGATCGACAAGATTTTGCCTCCCATTGTGGTTGGTCCCATAATTATGGTTATTGGACTTAGTCTGGCAACCTCAGCTGTCGACAATGCTATGCTGGTCAATAATAAATACAGCGTGACTAGTTTAGGCGTTTCCATGATTACTCTTTTTTCGGTTATTCTCTTTAGTATTTATGGGAAAAAGATTGTTGCTGTTATTCCGATTTTACTTGGTTTGATTGTTGGCTATCTCTTTGCCATTGGGCTAGGATTCTTAACAGGTCAGACAATTGTTGATTTTTCAGGAGTGGCCAAGGCTTCCTGGTTAGATATCCCTAACTTCCATATTCTGTTAGCTGATGGTCATTTTAGACTTTATCCAAGTGCCATTTTGACCATGGCCCCCATTGCTTTTGTTACCATGACCGAGCATTTCGGCCATGTCATGGTTCTCAACAGTCTGACAGGTCGTGATTTCTTTAAGGATCCCGGCTTGGAAAGAACCTTAACTGGGGATGGTTTAGCTCAGGTCATCGCTGGTTTCTTCGGCGCTCCTCCAGTAACCTCCTATGGGGAAAATATTGGCGTTATGGCTCTCAATAAGATTTTCTCCGTTTATGTCATTGCCGGAGCGGCGATAATTGCAGTAGTCATGAGTTTTGTCGGTAAGATTTCAGCTCTCCTCCAATCCATTCCTGCCTCTGTTCTGGGTGGCGTTTCTATCTCTCTCTTTGGCGTTATCGCTTCCAGTGGTTTGAAAATCCTAGTTGAAAACAAGGTTGATTTTGACAATAAGAAAAACCTCTTCATTGCTAGTGTTATTCTAGTATCAGGTATTGGCGGACTTATGCTGCAAATCGCCGATCTTCAAATCACTAGTGTAGCTTTCTCAACGCTTCTTGGGATTATTCTCTATCAAATTCTTCCAGAAAAGGACTAA
- the pyrR gene encoding bifunctional pyr operon transcriptional regulator/uracil phosphoribosyltransferase PyrR yields the protein MKTKEVVDDVTMKRAITRITYEIIERNKSLDNLVLAGIKTRGVYIARRIQDRLKQIEGIDVPTGELDIKPFRDDVKIEKDTTTMPVDVTDKDVILVDDVLYTGRTIRAAIDNLVSLGRPARVSLAVLVDRGHRELPIRADYVGKNIPTSSEEEITVEMVEVDGADRVTISDPS from the coding sequence ATGAAAACAAAAGAAGTCGTCGATGACGTAACCATGAAGCGGGCCATCACCCGCATCACTTATGAGATTATTGAGCGGAATAAGAGCCTTGATAATCTTGTACTTGCAGGCATCAAGACTCGCGGTGTTTACATCGCTCGTCGGATCCAAGACCGCCTCAAACAGATTGAAGGAATTGACGTTCCAACGGGTGAATTAGATATTAAACCCTTCCGAGATGATGTTAAGATTGAAAAAGACACGACAACAATGCCTGTTGATGTCACTGATAAGGATGTTATTTTGGTTGATGATGTCCTTTATACAGGACGAACAATTCGAGCCGCTATCGATAATTTAGTGAGTTTGGGACGGCCAGCCCGTGTCAGCTTGGCTGTTTTGGTTGATCGCGGCCATCGAGAATTGCCAATTCGGGCTGATTACGTTGGAAAGAATATTCCAACCAGTTCAGAAGAAGAAATTACTGTGGAAATGGTGGAAGTGGATGGTGCTGACCGTGTCACGATCAGTGATCCAAGTTAA
- a CDS encoding RluA family pseudouridine synthase — MEVIIKQEGQRLDKALADLTSLSRSQAHQAIKDGTVLVNSQVKKAKYSVKAGDIITYEEPEEEVLDYVAQDLPLEIVYEDQDVAVINKPQGMVVHPSAGHPSGTLVNALLYHIKDLSTINGVVRPGIVHRIDKDTSGLLMIAKNDQAHQALADELKDKKSLRKYLAIVHGNLPNDRGLIEAPIGRSAKDRKKQAVTAKGKPAVTHFHVLERFGNYTLVELRLETGRTHQIRVHMAYIGHPIAGDPLYGPRKTLKGHGQFLHAQTLGFTHPTTGELLEFSVRPPKLFQETLENLRQSRLS; from the coding sequence ATGGAAGTCATTATTAAACAAGAGGGACAGCGACTGGATAAGGCGCTTGCGGATTTAACCAGTCTGTCGCGTTCTCAGGCCCATCAGGCCATCAAGGATGGTACTGTTCTGGTTAATAGCCAAGTCAAGAAGGCTAAGTACAGTGTCAAAGCTGGGGATATCATCACGTACGAAGAGCCTGAAGAAGAGGTTTTAGACTATGTCGCCCAAGACCTCCCTCTGGAAATTGTTTATGAGGATCAAGATGTTGCTGTCATTAACAAGCCTCAGGGAATGGTGGTTCATCCGTCGGCCGGCCATCCGTCCGGCACTTTGGTTAATGCTCTCCTTTACCACATTAAAGATTTGTCCACCATTAATGGTGTGGTAAGACCTGGTATTGTCCATCGTATTGATAAGGATACTTCTGGTCTACTGATGATTGCTAAGAATGATCAAGCCCACCAAGCTTTGGCCGATGAGCTCAAGGATAAGAAGTCCTTGAGAAAGTATCTGGCTATTGTCCACGGTAATCTCCCCAATGATCGAGGACTGATCGAAGCACCGATTGGCCGCTCAGCCAAAGACCGAAAAAAACAAGCCGTTACTGCTAAAGGTAAACCAGCCGTGACGCATTTTCACGTCTTGGAACGATTTGGAAACTATACTCTGGTCGAATTGCGCCTAGAGACTGGCCGAACTCATCAAATTCGTGTTCACATGGCCTATATTGGTCACCCTATCGCTGGCGATCCTCTCTATGGACCTCGCAAAACGCTCAAGGGTCACGGGCAGTTTCTGCACGCCCAAACTCTCGGTTTCACCCACCCGACGACAGGAGAACTTCTTGAATTTTCTGTTCGGCCTCCGAAACTCTTCCAAGAGACCTTAGAGAACTTGCGTCAGAGTAGGTTGTCATAA